Proteins found in one Coffea eugenioides isolate CCC68of chromosome 5, Ceug_1.0, whole genome shotgun sequence genomic segment:
- the LOC113771305 gene encoding late embryogenesis abundant protein At1g64065-like, whose amino-acid sequence MSEESHVTPLAPPQIYRKSDEEWGATTKPKVIHHKHRRSSKCFVYLLLFLVLLSIASLAFGLVVLRINAPKLKLELVEIKNLKYTAPDFASLNMTMVAQVKIYNQNFGGFTFHDGSTSVVYGNTTLGMTYYKSGLVRGRNSERMNVSVQVKANNGLAENKNFSSDMGSGLVKLSSYANLRGEIRVLKHFTRRRTSFMNCTMSLNLTSPAVQDLRCM is encoded by the coding sequence ATGTCGGAGGAAAGCCATGTAACTCCACTAGCACCACCACAAATTTACCGAAAAAGTGATGAGGAATGGGGGGCTACCACAAAACCAAAAGTCATTCATCACAAGCACAGAAGAAGCAGCAAATGTTTCGTCTACCTCTTACTGTTTCTCGTCCTACTAAGCATAGCTTCTTTAGCCTTCGGATTAGTAGTTCTGCGAATCAACGCCCCTAAGCTTAAGCTGGAGCTGGTGGAGATAAAGAATCTCAAGTACACAGCTCCAGATTTTGCTTCACTGAACATGACTATGGTTGCACAAGTGAAGATTTATAATCAGAACTTCGGTGGATTCACGTTCCACGACGGCAGCACAAGCGTGGTGTATGGGAACACCACTCTCGGGATGACGTATTATAAAAGCGGGCTTGTTAGGGGCAGAAACTCCGAGAGAATGAATGTTAGTGTACAGGTAAAAGCCAATAATGGCTTAGCTGAGAACAAGAATTTTAGCAGTGATATGGGCTCGGGGTTGGTGAAATTGAGCAGCTATGCTAATCTTAGGGGTGAAATTCGTGTGTTGAAGCATTTTACTAGGCGTAGAACTTCATTCATGAACTGTACCATGAGTCTTAACTTGACGAGCCCAGCAGTCCAGGATCTGAGATGCATGTAA